GGGCGTAGACCTCGAGGGCCGGAGCCTGGGCGCCTTTCCAGCCGGCTTGGATGGAATCGATGAGCCGCCAGGAGAGCTCGATGCCGTCGGCGCGGGTGTAGAGCGAGGCGTCGCCGAGGAGAGCGTCGAGGAGGAGGCGCTCGTAGGCCTCGGGCAGCGCACCCTCGCCGAAATCCTCGGCGTAGTGGAACTCCATGTCCACCGGGCGCAGCTCGGCCGCCGTGTCCGGCACCTT
This Candidatus Krumholzibacteriia bacterium DNA region includes the following protein-coding sequences:
- a CDS encoding glucose-6-phosphate dehydrogenase (catalyzes the formation of D-glucono-1,5-lactone 6-phosphate from D-glucose 6-phosphate), whose product is IIVFRRPPHLMFPLPPGAQLSENYLALHIQPDEGIHMRFEVKVPDTAAELRPVDMEFHYAEDFGEGALPEAYERLLLDALLGDASLYTRADGIELSWRLIDSIQAGWKGAQAPALEVYARGSWGPRAADALLERHGRSWILDDD